A portion of the Leptospira noumeaensis genome contains these proteins:
- a CDS encoding 7-carboxy-7-deazaguanine synthase QueE encodes MFGKIHEVYSSISGEGISQGIPTVFIRFAGCSLRCGKTESKALWCDTAYALGPNQGTEKSLDSLWLELESLDPHHGYQVLLTGGEPLEGKNRDLSISLANKIYEHRTKASLPYPAARVETNGSERISEDPFFIFTMDYKLPGSGMEDRMDQENFRILEKRHNSLDEIKFVVRDRIDFERSIEVIREQKIHTNILYSPVHGEVDAKELVEWIKVDNPPKCRLSLQIHKVLWGNQKGV; translated from the coding sequence ATGTTTGGAAAAATTCATGAAGTCTATTCTTCCATTTCAGGCGAAGGAATTTCACAAGGAATCCCTACTGTCTTTATCAGATTTGCAGGTTGTTCCTTACGTTGTGGCAAAACAGAATCGAAGGCGTTATGGTGTGACACAGCTTATGCCTTAGGACCCAACCAAGGTACAGAAAAAAGTTTGGATTCCCTTTGGTTAGAATTAGAAAGTTTAGATCCCCATCATGGTTATCAGGTTCTGTTGACAGGTGGTGAACCCTTAGAAGGAAAAAACCGCGATCTTTCCATCTCGCTAGCAAACAAAATCTACGAACACCGGACAAAGGCTAGTTTGCCTTATCCCGCAGCACGTGTGGAAACCAATGGAAGCGAACGTATTTCGGAAGATCCTTTTTTTATTTTCACAATGGACTACAAACTTCCTGGATCGGGTATGGAAGACCGAATGGATCAGGAAAATTTCCGGATTCTAGAAAAGAGACATAATTCACTTGACGAAATCAAGTTCGTTGTGCGAGATAGAATCGACTTTGAAAGAAGTATCGAAGTCATTCGCGAACAAAAAATACACACAAATATATTGTATTCGCCCGTCCACGGTGAAGTGGATGCCAAAGAACTAGTCGAATGGATCAAGGTAGACAACCCACCTAAGTGTCGTTTGTCGCTTCAAATTCACAAAGTTCTTTGGGGAAATCAGAAAGGAGTTTGA
- a CDS encoding DEAD/DEAH box helicase, with product MDIPTQLSLDFETTVEPKQTNEYGFLIDEPELGLAKVTKESPTSVELFFESKEIFRNVNKSNKNLQFLNQYPESLRLWEEFPKAMDLALTASQLKLTYNFNKLSSLSNSRTRLLPHQIESTFIVANSLKPRFILADEVGLGKTIEAGLAVKELMFRRGLKRVLVVAPSPLLVQWQQEMKNKFNEEFAIVRRRNFVTNGADHWRNFNKIITSIDFIKNPRYAEEILGTKWDIVVFDEAHRLRRDYSKITRGYLFAEKIARKTECLLLLTATPFRGKLEELFYLLHLVDPNILGPYHTFVNDYVVGQKGDLKEKISKVLLRRRKVEVGGFTKRFAKTVRIDLSPIERAFYDETTDYVKREYNMAMGTKNRAIGFVMVVFQKLLDSSVIALLSALQKRKFMLESKFHYMKEHETTLDDWDLDETEGVEDFITELEDEEMSSFQRIKRELFTLNRLIHLGKQIKEDKKTQKLKETLYRLKKEGHKKFIIFTQFRTTQDHLQSVLEPDFKVSPFHGSLSMDEKEVAIQKFKEDYEILICTEAGGEGRNLQFANILFNYDLPWSPLKIEQRIGRIHRFGQKDNVYIFNFASKDTVAERILEVLTNKIRLFEESIGASDDLLGTIEEELDFNSSLMKFVTGTKTKEELETEFDLRIQVAQKGFEKLNALVTPKVLDFNLKDYYDHTLEEREWNNSHLEEVVAQGSKFFQAHLPGTLTSVGKGSYEYKNAEGKIKKATFDSDLALTNDSLEFMAFGHPFVEKVTELLTQSDVGRKKKYLLSDNLGQKILFVFQVEFDFSLKRKDLFFMEFDLKKKRTLVYTEKPNEWAEAKTYVPEKEIPLSKLEEAFIHCYPIVESEAETKKEILRKETLSVFQKEEYKVELSHQKTIRQLEEKLMRQEAAYKWDNRPEKKAVLHKTMKEIQRAKDEYTVEIRKIKNGAKIFHKIRLFQTYISI from the coding sequence ATGGACATCCCTACTCAATTAAGTTTAGATTTTGAAACAACGGTTGAACCAAAACAAACAAATGAGTATGGGTTTCTCATCGATGAACCGGAGTTAGGTCTAGCAAAAGTTACAAAAGAATCACCTACTTCCGTAGAACTATTTTTTGAATCCAAAGAAATTTTTCGAAATGTTAATAAATCAAACAAAAACTTACAATTTTTAAATCAATACCCTGAATCGCTTCGTCTTTGGGAAGAATTTCCAAAAGCAATGGACTTGGCACTTACAGCAAGCCAACTTAAACTTACTTATAATTTTAATAAACTCTCATCACTTTCCAATTCTAGAACTCGTTTGCTCCCTCACCAAATTGAGTCGACTTTCATTGTTGCCAATAGTTTAAAACCAAGGTTTATCTTAGCCGATGAAGTAGGTCTTGGAAAAACCATTGAGGCGGGTCTTGCGGTTAAGGAACTAATGTTTCGTCGTGGTCTCAAACGAGTGCTCGTGGTTGCTCCCTCTCCCCTCCTTGTCCAATGGCAACAAGAGATGAAAAACAAATTTAATGAAGAGTTTGCGATTGTTCGTAGAAGGAATTTTGTTACAAACGGTGCAGACCATTGGAGAAACTTCAATAAAATCATTACCTCAATAGATTTTATCAAAAATCCAAGGTATGCTGAAGAAATACTTGGTACCAAATGGGACATCGTTGTTTTTGATGAGGCACATAGACTTCGTCGAGATTATTCGAAAATCACTCGTGGATATTTGTTTGCTGAAAAAATTGCACGTAAAACGGAATGCCTTCTCCTACTCACAGCAACACCGTTTAGAGGAAAGTTAGAAGAACTATTTTACTTACTCCATTTAGTTGATCCAAATATCCTTGGGCCATATCACACTTTTGTAAATGACTATGTTGTTGGTCAAAAAGGGGACTTAAAAGAAAAAATCTCCAAAGTTCTCCTTCGTCGTCGGAAAGTGGAAGTAGGTGGGTTTACTAAACGATTTGCAAAAACGGTTAGGATCGATCTTTCTCCCATTGAACGTGCGTTTTATGATGAAACTACTGATTATGTAAAACGAGAATACAATATGGCTATGGGAACTAAAAACCGTGCCATTGGATTTGTGATGGTGGTTTTCCAAAAACTTTTGGATTCCTCAGTGATTGCCCTTCTTTCTGCCTTACAAAAAAGAAAGTTTATGTTGGAATCCAAATTCCATTACATGAAAGAACATGAAACCACTTTGGATGATTGGGACTTAGATGAAACGGAAGGTGTCGAAGACTTTATCACCGAATTAGAAGATGAAGAAATGTCTAGTTTCCAAAGGATCAAAAGGGAGCTCTTTACTCTTAACCGTCTCATCCATTTGGGAAAACAAATCAAAGAAGATAAAAAAACTCAAAAACTAAAGGAAACTCTTTATCGTTTAAAGAAAGAGGGCCATAAAAAATTCATCATCTTCACACAATTCAGAACCACACAAGACCATTTACAATCGGTTTTAGAACCAGACTTCAAAGTTTCTCCTTTCCATGGTTCCCTAAGTATGGATGAAAAAGAAGTCGCCATCCAAAAATTCAAAGAAGACTACGAAATTCTCATTTGTACGGAAGCGGGTGGGGAAGGCCGTAACTTACAATTTGCTAATATACTTTTTAATTATGACTTACCTTGGAGCCCACTAAAGATCGAACAACGAATTGGAAGGATCCATCGTTTTGGTCAAAAAGATAATGTTTATATCTTTAACTTTGCGTCCAAAGATACAGTGGCAGAAAGAATTTTAGAAGTACTCACAAATAAAATTCGTTTGTTTGAAGAATCCATTGGTGCTTCTGATGATTTACTTGGAACCATCGAAGAGGAACTTGATTTCAACTCAAGCCTTATGAAATTTGTGACGGGTACAAAAACCAAAGAAGAATTAGAAACGGAATTTGACCTTCGCATCCAAGTAGCTCAGAAAGGTTTTGAAAAACTAAACGCACTTGTGACACCTAAAGTATTAGATTTTAATTTAAAAGATTATTACGATCATACTCTGGAAGAAAGAGAATGGAACAATAGCCATCTAGAAGAAGTGGTAGCGCAAGGTTCCAAGTTTTTCCAAGCTCATCTTCCTGGAACATTAACATCCGTTGGAAAAGGATCTTACGAATATAAAAATGCTGAAGGTAAAATCAAAAAAGCAACTTTTGATTCCGATTTAGCACTCACAAATGATTCTCTAGAATTTATGGCATTTGGCCATCCTTTTGTTGAAAAGGTTACCGAGTTACTCACTCAAAGTGATGTAGGCCGTAAAAAGAAATACTTACTATCGGACAACTTAGGCCAAAAAATTCTTTTTGTCTTCCAAGTAGAATTCGATTTTTCTCTCAAACGAAAAGATCTCTTTTTTATGGAATTTGATTTAAAGAAAAAGCGAACTTTAGTTTATACGGAAAAACCTAACGAATGGGCAGAAGCAAAAACGTATGTTCCCGAAAAAGAAATTCCATTGTCAAAACTAGAAGAAGCATTTATTCATTGTTATCCGATTGTTGAATCAGAAGCAGAAACAAAAAAAGAAATCCTCAGAAAAGAGACTTTGTCCGTATTCCAAAAGGAAGAATACAAAGTAGAACTTTCTCACCAAAAAACCATCCGCCAACTGGAAGAAAAACTAATGCGCCAAGAGGCCGCTTATAAATGGGACAATCGTCCTGAAAAAAAAGCAGTCCTCCATAAAACGATGAAAGAAATCCAACGAGCAAAAGACGAATATACAGTCGAAATTCGAAAAATCAAAAATGGTGCGAAGATTTTTCATAAAATTCGGTTGTTCCAAACTTATATCAGTATTTAA
- a CDS encoding dicarboxylate/amino acid:cation symporter yields MFFPKVPFWIQILVSLLLGLIFGILLNPETGFISAFNLKPYLPWMKLPGDLFLNLLQMIMIPLVIVSIALGVSSLRNLKDLWSLGSKTLLYFIFTTVISVSIGISLSLIIKPGNHIQNQSTVTNQNITSTNLDEKSESIPEIIANIIPKNLVNVWSKQQMLSVVFFGMILGIFFLTSRESGAALKAFCHSLESFCLWVVATAMKLAPLAVLGLMSYAMVQIGFSLLLGLVSYIGTVLLGLFCILIFYGVLILFFTGKNPIRFLNQVREIPLLGFSTSSSSSVLPYSLKLAKEKLKLKETVSDFVLPLGATINMDGTALYQAVATVFLSQVYQVDLSPLDLFLLVGTVTAASIGTAATPGVGLVILASILYTFHIPIEGITILFGVDRFLDMCRTSVNLTGDLSCAFIMDHIWKETKPNEKN; encoded by the coding sequence ATGTTCTTTCCCAAAGTTCCTTTTTGGATTCAGATCCTCGTATCTCTATTGTTAGGTTTGATTTTTGGAATTCTGTTGAATCCCGAAACAGGGTTTATCTCTGCCTTTAATTTAAAACCTTATCTGCCATGGATGAAACTTCCCGGAGATCTTTTTTTAAATCTACTCCAAATGATTATGATTCCCCTTGTGATCGTATCCATTGCGCTCGGAGTTTCTAGTTTACGGAATTTGAAGGATCTTTGGAGTTTAGGAAGCAAAACACTTTTATATTTTATTTTCACAACTGTAATTTCCGTAAGTATTGGAATTTCTCTCTCCCTAATCATCAAACCAGGGAACCATATCCAGAACCAATCTACAGTTACAAATCAAAACATTACTTCTACAAACTTGGATGAAAAAAGTGAATCCATTCCAGAAATCATTGCTAACATCATTCCTAAAAATCTAGTCAATGTTTGGTCCAAACAACAAATGTTATCTGTTGTTTTTTTTGGAATGATTTTGGGAATTTTTTTCCTCACTTCTCGTGAATCTGGTGCTGCCTTAAAAGCCTTTTGTCATTCGTTAGAAAGTTTTTGTTTATGGGTTGTGGCTACTGCAATGAAATTAGCTCCCTTAGCAGTTTTGGGGCTCATGAGTTATGCAATGGTCCAAATTGGATTTTCTCTTTTGTTAGGACTCGTATCTTATATTGGAACCGTTCTTTTAGGACTTTTTTGTATTTTAATCTTCTATGGAGTTTTGATTTTATTTTTTACAGGAAAAAATCCGATTCGTTTCCTGAACCAGGTTCGTGAAATTCCCCTACTTGGTTTTTCTACTTCTAGCTCTAGTTCTGTCCTTCCCTATTCTTTAAAACTAGCAAAGGAAAAATTAAAACTTAAAGAAACAGTCTCTGACTTTGTTCTTCCCCTTGGTGCAACCATCAATATGGACGGAACAGCTTTGTACCAAGCCGTAGCTACAGTTTTCCTAAGTCAAGTGTACCAAGTAGACCTTTCCCCACTAGACTTGTTTTTGTTAGTTGGGACAGTAACAGCCGCTTCGATTGGGACTGCTGCCACACCCGGGGTGGGACTTGTCATCCTCGCATCCATCCTTTATACCTTTCACATTCCCATCGAAGGTATCACTATCCTTTTTGGGGTTGACCGTTTTTTAGATATGTGTAGAACTTCAGTAAATCTGACCGGCGATCTATCTTGTGCCTTTATCATGGACCATATCTGGAAGGAAACCAAACCCAATGAAAAAAATTAA
- a CDS encoding SGNH/GDSL hydrolase family protein: MKKIKYAALLGILTFLIHCDTKKDYFEDVGAHFLCNTYAVCNGETPAKTGIIGDSWTDILLGYPVVETLRPQLENRFQYKFVGATLGGKTLQQVVSQGLQFQVIDQGGADMKVIILSLGGNDIQANLSEYIGNVSTVQAQRFATIKANLKQMIVTGNAYKIARFGGAPIKWIIHGYDYPNPYMSPAIAGSDEGCKTKFDRVGLIVPDAAAFTSEQLDSFNNLLVDISREEPSFIYVDLRNTLGGKPYSRAEFMLDCIHANNLGYTLLADKFARLIYPITNVGF, encoded by the coding sequence ATGAAAAAAATTAAATACGCTGCTCTTTTAGGAATTTTAACCTTCCTAATCCATTGTGATACCAAAAAGGATTATTTTGAAGATGTTGGGGCTCATTTCCTTTGTAACACCTACGCTGTTTGTAATGGGGAAACTCCCGCAAAAACTGGAATCATTGGTGACAGTTGGACAGACATTCTTCTTGGATATCCAGTTGTCGAAACTCTAAGACCCCAATTAGAAAACCGTTTCCAATATAAATTTGTTGGTGCCACTCTTGGTGGAAAAACTTTACAACAAGTAGTCAGCCAAGGCCTCCAATTCCAAGTCATTGACCAAGGAGGGGCTGATATGAAAGTCATCATCCTTTCCCTCGGTGGTAATGACATCCAAGCAAACCTTTCCGAATACATTGGAAACGTAAGTACAGTCCAAGCTCAAAGATTTGCTACCATCAAAGCCAATCTCAAACAAATGATTGTTACTGGTAATGCTTACAAAATCGCTAGATTCGGTGGAGCCCCTATAAAATGGATCATCCATGGATACGACTATCCCAATCCTTATATGTCACCAGCGATTGCTGGATCCGACGAAGGATGTAAAACTAAATTTGATCGTGTAGGACTAATTGTTCCTGATGCGGCTGCATTTACCTCAGAACAATTAGATTCTTTCAACAATCTGCTAGTTGATATCTCTAGAGAAGAACCATCTTTTATCTATGTAGACTTAAGGAATACTTTGGGTGGAAAACCATATTCGCGCGCTGAATTTATGTTAGACTGCATTCATGCAAATAACTTGGGTTATACACTTCTTGCCGACAAATTTGCAAGATTAATTTATCCGATCACAAATGTAGGATTTTAA
- a CDS encoding TRL-like family protein, giving the protein MIKVLFLPMVFFLFHCLSIQIGNPSVTIFQNKGQEGWHSPGKIPVPTDRFVESCTTNYFGLVSLGNASYDFIPRNTRPKEIHSLDHYYKNQYFFFQELCLRITGR; this is encoded by the coding sequence ATGATAAAAGTTTTATTTTTACCGATGGTCTTTTTTTTGTTTCATTGTCTCAGTATACAAATTGGAAATCCGTCGGTAACAATATTTCAAAACAAAGGACAAGAAGGTTGGCATTCTCCAGGAAAAATCCCGGTTCCAACCGATCGTTTTGTTGAATCCTGCACCACAAATTATTTTGGACTTGTGAGTTTGGGCAATGCTAGTTATGATTTCATTCCTCGGAACACTCGACCCAAAGAAATTCACAGTTTAGATCATTATTATAAAAACCAATATTTCTTTTTCCAAGAACTTTGTTTGCGAATTACCGGAAGATGA
- a CDS encoding TRL-like family protein translates to MTISSFYKTNFLNFWIWNLKNKIYPPKIRILVLAFFSFTLSSSCASSGFGTQGLLYEDQRISMMETGILATKEGIACAKSYLGLIALGDASVEVAQRNGNIREITSIELETFNFFGIYAKLCTVTKGN, encoded by the coding sequence ATGACGATATCATCATTTTACAAAACAAACTTTCTAAACTTTTGGATTTGGAACTTAAAAAATAAAATTTACCCGCCGAAGATCCGTATCCTTGTTTTAGCCTTTTTTTCATTCACTCTCAGTTCATCCTGCGCCAGTTCCGGATTTGGAACCCAAGGGTTACTCTACGAAGACCAAAGGATCAGTATGATGGAAACGGGTATCCTTGCCACGAAAGAAGGGATTGCCTGTGCAAAATCCTACTTAGGCCTAATTGCTTTGGGGGATGCCTCAGTAGAGGTCGCCCAAAGGAACGGAAATATTAGGGAAATTACGTCTATTGAACTAGAAACTTTTAATTTCTTCGGGATTTACGCAAAACTCTGCACGGTTACCAAGGGAAATTAG
- a CDS encoding Ig-like domain-containing protein yields MWKKIQILFLFGFSSLTCLPEPEPSLLGVLVLPLVTQTSSNFTIESTSPTNGQTGVALSPTITIILTQAVDTTSLNTNISCTPSCPSLSGGASNRTITLTPASALTTGTTYTITLGQNIQSIFGLTLGTNTSFSFTTL; encoded by the coding sequence ATGTGGAAGAAAATTCAAATTCTGTTTCTGTTTGGTTTTTCCTCTCTAACTTGTCTTCCTGAACCCGAACCCTCTCTTTTGGGTGTCCTCGTGCTTCCACTCGTGACACAAACTTCGTCAAACTTTACCATTGAATCCACATCCCCAACAAATGGACAAACGGGTGTTGCGCTGAGCCCCACAATCACGATCATTTTGACCCAAGCAGTGGATACCACTTCCCTCAACACGAATATTAGTTGTACGCCTTCTTGCCCCAGTCTTAGCGGTGGTGCGTCCAATAGAACCATTACCCTAACACCTGCCAGTGCTCTGACAACGGGAACCACTTACACCATCACACTCGGTCAAAACATCCAATCCATATTTGGGCTGACCCTCGGCACAAACACTAGTTTCAGTTTTACAACCCTATAA
- a CDS encoding sodium-translocating pyrophosphatase — MNVELIIIVMALVSIVTAIFYAARVVRIQVGAGGGSEKETAKLKEISAAIAEGAMAFLLREYRVILLFISFMTVLIYLLLDNPKTEFNEGIYTAVAFVSGALISCLSGFIGMKIATAGNVRTAEAAKTSLSKAFRVAYDSGAVMGFGLIGLAVLGMIGLFLLFTGTNVGVAKHILMESLAGFGLGGSSVALFGRVGGGIYTKAADVGADLVGKVEKGIPEDDPRNPATIADNVGDNVGDIAGMGADLFGSAAEATCAALVIGATASALADNNSALLYPLLISAIGIPASLITTFFARVKEGGNVEKALKLQLWISTFIVAAALYFVTDIFMIDSFQIGDKTITKWNVYTSVALGLFAGMFIGWITEIYTSHSYKPVREVADACETGAATNIIYGLALGYKSTVVPVILLVIVIVVSNILAGMYGIAIAAIGMISTIAIGLTIDAYGPVSDNAGGIAEMAELGKEVRDRTDNLDAAGNTTAAVGKGFAIGSAALTSLALFAAFITRTQNASKEMGEGAIDLTSIELLDPLVFGGLLFGAMLPFIFSAMTMKSVGKAALDMVKEVRRQFKEIPGLMEGTAKPEYAKCVDISTSAALREMIPPGLLVLLSPIVVGYLFGVKSLAGLLAGALVSGVVLAISSANSGGAWDNAKKYIEKTAGGKGSEKHKAAVVGDTVGDPFKDTSGPAINILIKLMAITSLVFAEFFVTKGGIILNFFK; from the coding sequence ATGAATGTAGAGTTAATCATCATCGTCATGGCACTGGTTTCCATAGTCACGGCGATATTCTACGCGGCTCGGGTGGTTCGCATCCAAGTGGGCGCAGGCGGCGGAAGCGAAAAAGAAACCGCTAAATTGAAAGAAATCTCCGCTGCGATCGCAGAAGGGGCTATGGCCTTCCTTCTCAGAGAATACCGAGTCATTTTGCTATTTATCAGTTTCATGACGGTTCTCATTTATTTACTTTTGGATAATCCAAAAACTGAATTCAACGAAGGAATTTATACTGCCGTTGCTTTTGTTTCAGGTGCCCTCATTTCTTGCCTTTCTGGTTTTATAGGAATGAAAATTGCGACTGCTGGTAACGTTCGTACAGCAGAAGCCGCAAAAACTTCTCTTTCCAAAGCTTTCCGTGTTGCTTATGATTCTGGAGCCGTAATGGGTTTTGGTCTGATTGGTCTTGCGGTTCTTGGAATGATCGGACTTTTTCTTCTATTCACAGGAACAAACGTAGGTGTTGCCAAACACATCCTTATGGAATCACTTGCTGGTTTTGGTCTCGGTGGATCTTCTGTAGCACTCTTTGGTCGTGTGGGTGGTGGTATTTATACTAAAGCCGCTGACGTTGGTGCTGACCTTGTAGGTAAGGTAGAAAAAGGAATTCCAGAAGATGATCCTCGTAACCCAGCAACCATTGCTGATAACGTAGGAGACAACGTGGGTGATATTGCTGGTATGGGTGCTGACCTTTTTGGTTCTGCTGCGGAAGCAACTTGTGCGGCTCTTGTGATTGGTGCAACAGCATCCGCTCTTGCTGACAATAACTCTGCTCTACTCTATCCACTTTTAATTTCTGCAATTGGAATCCCAGCTTCCCTCATCACTACATTCTTTGCTCGAGTGAAAGAAGGCGGAAATGTAGAAAAAGCTCTCAAACTCCAACTTTGGATTTCTACATTCATCGTAGCAGCAGCTCTTTACTTTGTAACTGACATCTTTATGATCGATAGTTTCCAAATCGGAGACAAAACCATCACTAAGTGGAATGTTTATACTTCAGTCGCATTAGGTTTGTTTGCTGGTATGTTCATTGGTTGGATCACTGAGATTTATACTTCTCATTCTTACAAACCAGTACGTGAAGTTGCTGATGCTTGTGAAACAGGTGCTGCGACTAACATCATCTACGGACTTGCTCTTGGTTACAAATCCACTGTAGTTCCAGTGATTTTACTTGTGATCGTAATTGTTGTTTCCAATATCCTTGCAGGTATGTATGGAATCGCAATCGCTGCTATTGGTATGATTTCCACAATTGCAATTGGTCTTACGATCGATGCTTACGGTCCAGTATCTGATAACGCCGGTGGGATTGCTGAGATGGCGGAACTCGGAAAAGAAGTTCGTGATAGAACTGACAACTTGGATGCAGCGGGAAACACCACTGCGGCCGTAGGAAAAGGTTTTGCGATTGGTTCTGCTGCGCTTACTTCCCTTGCCTTATTTGCAGCCTTTATCACTAGAACACAAAATGCTTCCAAAGAAATGGGTGAAGGTGCGATTGATCTAACTTCCATCGAACTACTTGATCCACTCGTATTTGGTGGTCTTCTTTTTGGTGCCATGCTTCCTTTTATCTTTTCTGCGATGACTATGAAGTCTGTAGGAAAGGCAGCTCTTGATATGGTAAAAGAAGTTCGTCGCCAATTTAAAGAAATTCCAGGTCTTATGGAAGGAACGGCAAAACCAGAGTATGCTAAGTGTGTAGACATTTCTACTTCTGCTGCTCTTCGGGAAATGATTCCTCCAGGTCTATTGGTTCTACTTAGCCCGATTGTCGTTGGTTATTTGTTTGGTGTGAAGTCACTTGCTGGTCTTCTTGCAGGCGCCCTCGTTTCTGGTGTGGTTCTTGCGATCTCATCTGCAAACTCCGGTGGAGCTTGGGACAACGCGAAAAAATACATCGAAAAAACTGCTGGTGGAAAAGGTTCTGAGAAACACAAAGCTGCGGTTGTGGGTGATACAGTAGGAGATCCATTCAAAGATACTTCTGGCCCTGCCATCAACATTTTGATTAAACTTATGGCGATCACCTCACTCGTGTTTGCTGAGTTTTTTGTAACAAAAGGTGGGATCATTTTAAATTTCTTTAAATAA
- a CDS encoding tetratricopeptide repeat protein has product MILRSRRIWQFGVLVTSLFLVSRPNLAQTEVLNPVKVFYGYEDLLRMAEDKIVQETPTKAFDFLIKAKELNPDPDYRYYNLAARAHMKLGQVFDGIHAYEESIKKKKDQLDLVLYIADFYEKERKQKEALFYTKLYLEQKPSAKYRLYTAAILSRQLGLESDYESYIQILESDKTFVSEKDALQTSLQKNIKSKKWKEADDLSLRYLVYFPREEGMYETLILARRGRQSDLLEQAYQWTTTVFLNETRYFTRYGVFLQEKQRYLEALTLFRRGFYNLLKFFPDSDAGEILFLIRQSYANLGKDRDTLAIDSLVKDFKNQNKLTATELENHQNTYRKNREYLLFCIHWFSKRDTAKANEYRQKLKDRDLEFEESEFLRVMGVFSALPQDL; this is encoded by the coding sequence ATGATACTTCGGTCTAGGAGAATATGGCAATTTGGTGTTCTGGTAACAAGTCTATTTCTGGTTTCGAGGCCAAATTTAGCGCAGACAGAGGTTCTGAACCCTGTTAAGGTTTTTTATGGATACGAAGATCTTTTGCGAATGGCCGAAGACAAAATTGTCCAAGAAACCCCGACCAAAGCCTTCGATTTTCTCATCAAAGCCAAAGAATTAAATCCTGATCCGGACTATCGGTACTATAATTTAGCCGCACGCGCCCACATGAAGTTAGGGCAGGTCTTTGATGGAATTCATGCCTATGAAGAATCCATCAAAAAGAAAAAAGACCAACTCGATTTGGTTCTCTACATTGCAGACTTTTACGAAAAGGAAAGGAAACAAAAGGAAGCTTTGTTCTATACCAAATTGTATTTAGAACAAAAACCCAGTGCTAAGTACAGATTGTATACAGCGGCCATTTTATCTAGACAACTTGGTTTGGAATCCGATTACGAATCCTATATTCAAATATTAGAATCAGACAAAACTTTTGTTTCTGAAAAAGATGCCTTACAAACTAGCCTTCAAAAAAATATCAAAAGCAAAAAATGGAAAGAAGCAGATGACTTGAGTTTACGATACTTGGTTTATTTCCCTCGTGAAGAAGGGATGTATGAAACCTTAATTTTGGCCCGTAGAGGAAGACAGTCTGACCTTTTAGAACAAGCCTATCAATGGACAACTACCGTATTTTTAAATGAAACTAGATACTTCACAAGGTATGGAGTCTTTCTCCAAGAAAAACAAAGATACCTGGAAGCTTTAACTTTATTTCGCCGAGGATTTTACAATTTACTTAAATTTTTTCCCGATTCGGATGCAGGTGAAATTTTATTTCTCATTCGTCAAAGTTATGCGAATCTTGGAAAAGACAGAGACACTCTTGCAATTGATTCCCTTGTTAAAGACTTTAAAAACCAAAACAAACTCACGGCCACCGAATTAGAAAATCACCAAAACACGTATCGTAAAAATAGAGAGTATTTGTTGTTTTGTATCCACTGGTTTTCCAAACGAGATACAGCAAAAGCAAACGAATACCGTCAAAAATTAAAAGATAGGGATTTGGAATTTGAAGAATCTGAATTCCTGCGAGTGATGGGAGTGTTTTCCGCTCTCCCGCAGGATCTTTAA